A single Altererythrobacter sp. BO-6 DNA region contains:
- the mutM gene encoding bifunctional DNA-formamidopyrimidine glycosylase/DNA-(apurinic or apyrimidinic site) lyase, translating into MPELPEVETTVRGLARFLDGARITRVTLNRADLRRPFPPELVQVLTGAQVTGLSRRAKYGLIHTDRDHTMVFHLGMSGTWRINPATGDRHDHVVLETDDHRFVLNDPRRFGSVDLVSTEELERWPTFAAMGPEPLGPGLTAVHLKAALKGRNQSIKLCLLDQRIVAGLGNIYVCEALWRAGIHPRKPAGKVTRPQFERLVPAIRDVLEQSIRDGGSTLRDYAQPDGELGYFATRFDVYGREGEACRRADGGVIRRFAQGGRSTWFCPKCQK; encoded by the coding sequence ATGCCAGAACTTCCAGAGGTTGAGACAACGGTTCGCGGGCTGGCGCGGTTCCTCGATGGTGCGCGCATCACCCGCGTGACGCTGAACCGAGCCGATTTGCGCCGACCCTTCCCACCCGAACTGGTGCAAGTGCTGACCGGGGCACAGGTGACGGGCCTGTCGCGCCGCGCGAAATACGGACTGATCCATACCGATCGCGACCACACGATGGTGTTCCACCTGGGCATGAGCGGGACCTGGCGGATCAACCCAGCCACGGGTGACCGGCACGACCACGTCGTCCTTGAAACTGACGATCATCGCTTTGTGCTCAACGATCCGCGCCGGTTCGGCTCGGTCGATCTGGTCTCGACTGAAGAACTGGAACGCTGGCCCACCTTCGCGGCCATGGGCCCCGAGCCGCTTGGCCCAGGCCTGACCGCCGTGCATCTCAAGGCCGCGCTGAAAGGTCGCAACCAGTCGATCAAGCTGTGCCTGCTCGACCAGCGGATCGTGGCTGGGCTCGGCAACATATATGTCTGCGAGGCGCTATGGCGCGCGGGGATCCATCCGCGCAAACCGGCCGGCAAAGTCACGCGCCCTCAATTTGAGCGGCTGGTCCCGGCGATCCGCGACGTGCTGGAACAATCGATCCGCGATGGCGGCTCGACCCTGCGCGATTACGCCCAACCCGATGGCGAGCTGGGCTATTTCGCCACCCGCTTCGACGTCTACGGACGCGAGGGTGAGGCTTGTCGGCGGGCCGACGGCGGCGTCATTCGCCGTTTCGCCCAAGGCGGGCGCAGCACCTGGTTCTGCCCGAAGTGCCAGAAGTGA
- the rpsT gene encoding 30S ribosomal protein S20 has product MANTPQAKKRIRRNNRRAEINGARMSRIRTFVKKVEAACEAGDKPAAAEALKAAQPELARGVARGVLHKNTVARKMSRLTKRVAAL; this is encoded by the coding sequence ATGGCCAATACGCCGCAAGCCAAGAAGCGCATCCGCCGCAACAACCGCCGCGCCGAAATCAACGGTGCGCGCATGAGCCGCATCCGCACCTTCGTGAAGAAGGTCGAGGCGGCATGTGAAGCTGGCGACAAGCCCGCCGCTGCTGAGGCGCTCAAGGCAGCCCAGCCTGAGCTGGCCCGCGGCGTTGCCCGCGGCGTGCTGCACAAGAACACTGTTGCGCGGAAAATGAGCCGCCTGACCAAGCGAGTCGCGGCGCTCTGA